The Paenibacillus sp. MBLB1832 genome has a window encoding:
- a CDS encoding complex I subunit 4 family protein — protein sequence MPDNLPILSMIAFSPLLGVLVLLFLRGDKGRLIKTVGIVTTLIPLFLAAWLYVDYNYQGDPLQYKESLDWIKVPLNHEGIQQITKFFFEFKYSLAVDGISLPLVFLTALISTMAALASVYIKKRWKTYFILFLLLETGMFGVFLAQDLFLFFLFFEITLVPMFFLIGIWGYMNREQAANRFLLYNGLGSAIMLIAFLILVATAGFNQDPSQTEAIIYYSGDIHTIAHNLLQAPEAYVNQANTPFFMSQAMKWTVFILLLVAFGIKLPIFPFHTWMLKVHTEAPPAVVMIHSGILLKMGAYGLIRFGILFFPAEAQQWAWVLALLGVINIVYGALLAMVQKDFKLVLAYSSISHMGIVLLGLAAFNISGLQGAVFQLISHGLISALMFLLVGSIYERTETTQLDRLGGLARNIPFISGILLIGGMASLGLPGLSGFISEFLAFLGLFENHRVYAIIGTLGIILAAVYVLRGVLNITFGPKQPSLLQQGMRDARFIEAVPMITLVAFILLLGVYPSVLSQPLQQTIGSLDQLIHSVAGKIGG from the coding sequence ATGCCGGATAACTTGCCTATTTTAAGTATGATCGCCTTCTCGCCGTTGCTCGGCGTGCTTGTTCTGCTCTTCCTTCGGGGAGACAAAGGCCGTCTGATCAAGACGGTGGGGATCGTCACAACGCTAATTCCACTGTTTTTGGCCGCATGGCTGTATGTGGACTACAACTATCAAGGGGATCCGCTGCAGTACAAAGAGTCGCTCGATTGGATCAAAGTGCCCCTGAACCACGAGGGGATACAGCAGATTACGAAATTTTTCTTCGAGTTTAAATATTCGTTAGCGGTCGATGGCATCTCGTTGCCGCTCGTCTTCCTAACGGCACTAATTTCGACAATGGCTGCTCTAGCGTCGGTGTACATTAAGAAACGCTGGAAAACGTATTTCATCTTATTCCTTTTGCTAGAAACAGGCATGTTCGGTGTCTTCCTTGCACAGGATCTGTTCTTATTCTTCCTGTTCTTCGAAATTACACTCGTGCCGATGTTCTTCTTGATCGGAATATGGGGCTATATGAATCGGGAACAAGCGGCGAATCGCTTCTTGCTCTACAACGGATTGGGCTCAGCGATCATGCTGATTGCCTTCTTGATTCTGGTGGCAACGGCTGGCTTCAACCAGGACCCGTCACAAACCGAAGCGATCATTTACTACAGCGGTGATATTCACACGATTGCGCACAATTTGCTGCAGGCTCCTGAAGCCTATGTAAATCAAGCGAATACACCGTTCTTCATGAGCCAAGCGATGAAATGGACCGTGTTCATTCTGCTCTTGGTCGCATTCGGGATCAAACTGCCGATCTTCCCGTTCCATACGTGGATGCTGAAAGTGCACACAGAGGCTCCGCCTGCTGTGGTTATGATTCACTCGGGCATTTTGCTGAAAATGGGGGCCTACGGCCTCATCCGTTTTGGGATCCTGTTCTTCCCGGCGGAAGCCCAGCAGTGGGCGTGGGTGCTTGCGCTCCTCGGTGTCATTAACATCGTGTACGGTGCGCTGCTCGCCATGGTTCAGAAAGATTTCAAACTCGTACTGGCCTACTCGAGTATTAGCCACATGGGCATCGTCCTGCTGGGACTCGCTGCTTTCAATATTTCAGGTCTGCAGGGCGCCGTGTTCCAGCTCATCTCACACGGTCTGATCTCAGCCCTGATGTTCTTGCTCGTCGGCAGCATCTACGAGCGAACCGAAACCACGCAGCTCGATCGCTTGGGCGGTCTCGCTCGCAATATTCCTTTCATCAGCGGCATTCTGCTGATTGGGGGTATGGCATCGCTCGGATTGCCTGGCTTATCCGGCTTCATCAGTGAGTTCCTCGCGTTCCTCGGACTCTTTGAGAACCACCGTGTGTACGCGATTATCGGTACACTGGGGATCATTCTCGCAGCGGTGTACGTGCTGCGCGGGGTATTGAACATCACGTTCGGCCCTAAGCAGCCAAGCTTACTGCAGCAAGGGATGCGCGACGCACGCTTCATCGAGGCTGTGCCGATGATTACCCTCGTCGCGTTCATTCTCTTGCTGGGTGTGTACCCAAGCGTGCTGAGCCAGCCGCTACAACAAACCATCGGCAGCTTGGATCAATTGATCCATAGTGTAGCCGGGAAGATAGGAGGGTAG
- the nuoI gene encoding NADH-quinone oxidoreductase subunit NuoI, with product MKGIMKGLGFTFKGLTQKKVTYAYPDVPLKMPDRFRGIQHFDPEKCIVCNQCARVCPTECITLTGKANPDPEKKGKVIDTYDINFEICILCDLCTEVCPTEAIVMTNNFELSSYSRDDLFKNMEWLNNNNQNIRQENNSAMPKGGAKKDV from the coding sequence ATGAAAGGCATTATGAAAGGTTTAGGCTTCACGTTTAAGGGCTTAACACAGAAGAAGGTTACGTACGCTTATCCAGACGTTCCGCTCAAAATGCCGGACCGCTTTCGCGGTATTCAACACTTTGATCCCGAGAAATGCATCGTGTGCAATCAATGTGCGCGTGTATGCCCAACGGAGTGTATCACGTTAACGGGGAAAGCGAATCCCGACCCTGAGAAAAAAGGGAAGGTCATCGATACGTATGACATCAATTTCGAAATTTGCATTCTGTGCGACCTATGCACAGAGGTGTGTCCGACGGAAGCGATCGTGATGACGAACAATTTTGAGCTGAGCAGCTACAGTCGTGACGATTTGTTCAAGAACATGGAGTGGCTGAACAACAACAATCAAAATATTCGCCAAGAGAACAACTCGGCTATGCCGAAGGGGGGCGCAAAGAAAGATGTTTAG
- a CDS encoding NADH-quinone oxidoreductase subunit C translates to MVIHSSRWPQAALTLRDHEELRCDYLRNLSGVDQETHLEVAYYLLSLTHKQEYCVKVKTDREQPSIPSVTDVWATANWNEREAFDLFGIDFPGHPHLVRIMMPDDWVGHPLRKDYEPLDPEV, encoded by the coding sequence GTGGTCATTCACAGCTCGCGCTGGCCGCAGGCCGCGCTAACGCTTAGAGATCACGAGGAGTTGCGCTGCGATTACTTGCGCAATCTCTCTGGGGTGGATCAAGAAACGCACCTGGAGGTGGCGTATTATCTGCTTTCGCTTACACACAAGCAGGAGTATTGTGTGAAAGTGAAGACAGACCGCGAGCAGCCAAGCATTCCGTCGGTAACGGATGTTTGGGCGACAGCCAACTGGAATGAGCGTGAAGCCTTTGACCTTTTCGGCATCGATTTCCCTGGCCATCCGCACTTAGTTCGCATCATGATGCCTGATGATTGGGTGGGTCATCCACTGCGCAAAGACTACGAACCGCTTGACCCGGAGGTGTAG
- a CDS encoding NADH-quinone oxidoreductase subunit D — protein MLRTEELLLNVGPQHPSTHGVFRVIVKLDGEIIREAIPVMGYLHRGTEKLAENLSYTQIIPYTDRMDYVSAMTTNYALVNAVEKMMGLEVPERAEFLRLIVMELQRIASHMVWWGTYLLDIGAMSPFLYAFRDREMIIDFFNELCGARLTYNYMRVGGVKWDAPEGWIDKVRAFVPYMYGKLEEYHTLVTGNEIFLSRIKGVGKYDAETAIAYGLSGANLRCTGVDWDIRKTQPYSLYSRFQFDVPVRSGGDCYDRYLIRMEEIKQSLRILEQALDVFPEGGETMGKVPRVIRPPEGEIYAAIESPRGEIGCHIISRGKQEPYRLKFRRPSFVNLQILPKLLVGESMTNLITILGGIDIVVGEVDA, from the coding sequence GTGTTACGGACAGAAGAGCTCCTATTAAATGTTGGCCCTCAGCATCCTAGTACGCATGGGGTTTTCCGCGTGATTGTAAAGCTGGATGGTGAAATCATTCGAGAAGCCATACCCGTTATGGGCTACTTACATAGAGGAACAGAGAAATTGGCTGAGAACCTCAGCTATACCCAAATTATCCCTTACACCGACCGCATGGATTACGTTTCGGCGATGACGACGAACTACGCGTTAGTGAACGCCGTCGAGAAAATGATGGGGCTCGAAGTCCCAGAGCGTGCGGAATTCCTGCGCTTGATCGTGATGGAGCTGCAACGAATCGCTTCTCACATGGTGTGGTGGGGCACGTACTTACTCGATATTGGCGCGATGAGCCCGTTCTTGTACGCATTCCGTGATCGGGAAATGATCATCGATTTCTTCAATGAATTATGCGGTGCTCGCTTAACGTACAACTACATGCGTGTTGGCGGCGTGAAGTGGGATGCGCCAGAGGGCTGGATTGACAAGGTGCGCGCATTCGTACCGTATATGTACGGGAAATTAGAAGAATATCACACCCTCGTGACGGGCAATGAGATTTTCCTATCAAGGATCAAGGGTGTCGGCAAATATGATGCTGAGACAGCCATTGCGTATGGCCTTAGCGGGGCGAACTTGCGTTGTACAGGGGTGGACTGGGATATTCGCAAAACACAGCCGTACAGCCTGTACAGCCGCTTCCAGTTCGATGTGCCTGTGCGCAGCGGCGGGGATTGCTATGACCGTTATTTAATCCGGATGGAAGAAATTAAACAATCGCTTCGCATCTTGGAACAGGCGTTAGACGTGTTCCCTGAGGGTGGCGAAACGATGGGCAAAGTGCCGAGAGTCATTCGCCCACCAGAAGGCGAAATCTATGCAGCCATCGAATCTCCGCGCGGGGAAATCGGCTGTCATATTATTTCCCGAGGCAAGCAAGAGCCGTACCGTTTGAAATTCCGCAGACCGTCCTTCGTGAATCTGCAAATTTTGCCTAAGCTGCTCGTGGGAGAATCGATGACGAATCTGATCACGATTCTGGGCGGCATTGATATTGTCGTTGGAGAGGTGGATGCCTAA
- the nuoH gene encoding NADH-quinone oxidoreductase subunit NuoH, with the protein MVNLLEESLTWTNFFVFLFWGIVMLLLVLGFVTYAIYFERKVIGWMQLRIGPNRTGPFGLLQSVADVLKLLIKEDTIPKKAERELFILAPIITFIPSFTIIATIPFSDRMFNANLDVGLLYYVALTGISTIGIILGGWASNNKYALLGGMRSAAQMISYEVPLVISVIGVIMMTGSLNLHTIVDHQTGGFWHWNFIPQILGFVIFVIAGVSELNRTPFDLPEAESELVAGYHVEYSGFRFAFYMLAEYVYVFVIASLISLIFLGGWHAPFGFLDFIPGVIWFLLKFSLVVFFLFWLRATLPRVRIDQLMGFGWKVLLPLALVNMLLTAIIMTIF; encoded by the coding sequence ATGGTCAATCTATTGGAGGAGAGTCTAACGTGGACGAACTTCTTCGTATTCCTTTTCTGGGGCATCGTCATGCTGCTGCTCGTACTCGGTTTCGTTACCTATGCCATTTACTTCGAGCGTAAAGTCATCGGCTGGATGCAGCTGCGGATTGGACCGAATCGAACAGGGCCGTTCGGGTTGCTGCAAAGCGTCGCGGACGTGCTCAAGCTGTTGATTAAAGAAGATACCATTCCCAAAAAAGCGGAGCGCGAGCTCTTTATTTTAGCACCGATTATCACATTCATTCCGTCCTTTACAATTATTGCGACGATTCCGTTCTCGGATCGGATGTTCAATGCGAACTTGGACGTGGGACTGCTCTACTATGTCGCCCTGACAGGCATCTCGACCATTGGGATTATTCTTGGCGGTTGGGCTTCGAACAATAAGTATGCGTTACTAGGCGGTATGCGCTCAGCGGCACAAATGATTTCCTATGAAGTTCCGCTTGTTATCTCCGTGATTGGCGTCATTATGATGACAGGCAGCTTGAATCTACATACGATTGTCGATCACCAAACAGGCGGTTTCTGGCACTGGAATTTCATTCCTCAGATTCTCGGTTTCGTTATTTTCGTTATTGCGGGTGTATCTGAGTTGAATCGGACGCCGTTTGACTTGCCGGAAGCTGAATCTGAGCTCGTTGCGGGCTACCATGTCGAATATAGCGGATTCCGTTTCGCCTTTTATATGCTGGCTGAGTACGTGTATGTCTTCGTCATCGCATCGCTAATCAGCTTGATTTTCTTGGGTGGATGGCATGCGCCGTTCGGTTTCCTTGATTTCATTCCAGGCGTGATCTGGTTCTTGTTGAAATTCTCGCTTGTGGTGTTCTTCTTGTTCTGGCTGCGCGCGACATTGCCACGGGTTCGCATCGATCAGCTGATGGGATTCGGCTGGAAAGTGCTGCTTCCACTGGCGCTGGTTAACATGCTGTTAACGGCGATCATTATGACCATTTTCTAA
- the nuoK gene encoding NADH-quinone oxidoreductase subunit NuoK: protein MGTIITPYLTLAAILFCIGLYGALTKKNGVIVLLSIELMLNAVNLNLIAFSKLGDHPALTGQIFSLFNITIAAAEAAVGIAILIAIYRNRGTADVTDLDSMKR from the coding sequence ATGGGCACTATCATTACGCCTTATCTCACGTTGGCAGCGATTTTGTTCTGTATCGGACTGTACGGCGCGTTAACGAAGAAGAACGGGGTGATCGTCCTGCTCTCCATCGAGCTGATGCTCAATGCGGTCAACTTGAACTTGATTGCGTTTTCGAAGCTAGGGGACCATCCCGCGTTAACGGGGCAAATTTTCTCCCTTTTCAATATCACCATTGCGGCTGCTGAGGCGGCTGTGGGGATTGCGATTTTGATCGCCATTTACCGCAATAGAGGTACGGCGGATGTTACGGATTTGGATTCTATGAAGCGCTAG
- a CDS encoding NADH-quinone oxidoreductase subunit J gives MFSGLGDFLSSGTSWAFFIFALLAIGGAIFMISFTKVVHMVIAVALTFISLAGLYVILEAEFVAFVQVLIYAGAISILMIFGIMMTKHRQEEEEGPKRPWHEGLAILGAVGLFGVLFYAIQKSTFVSSENLDVGKDNTLEIGKLLYNVHVIPFEIMSVLLTVAFIGAIVVAKREED, from the coding sequence ATGTTTAGTGGACTCGGCGATTTCCTATCTAGCGGTACGAGTTGGGCGTTCTTCATCTTCGCGCTGCTCGCCATTGGCGGGGCCATCTTTATGATCTCTTTTACCAAAGTCGTTCATATGGTCATCGCCGTTGCCCTCACGTTCATCAGCTTGGCTGGTCTGTACGTCATTCTAGAAGCGGAATTTGTGGCGTTCGTTCAAGTGTTGATTTATGCGGGTGCGATCTCTATTCTGATGATTTTCGGCATTATGATGACGAAGCATCGGCAAGAGGAAGAGGAAGGGCCAAAGCGTCCTTGGCATGAAGGGTTGGCCATTTTGGGCGCGGTAGGACTGTTCGGTGTTCTGTTCTACGCAATTCAGAAGTCGACGTTCGTCTCATCGGAAAACCTAGATGTAGGGAAAGATAATACGCTTGAAATCGGGAAGCTGCTCTATAATGTGCACGTCATCCCTTTCGAAATTATGTCCGTTCTGCTGACAGTCGCCTTCATCGGGGCGATCGTGGTCGCGAAGAGAGAGGAGGATTAA
- the atpD gene encoding F0F1 ATP synthase subunit beta, translating to MSKGRVVNITGPVVDIEFERGQLPEILNAIKIEKTENGQTVSITVEAAVHLGDNLVRCVAMSSTDGLVRGAEAVDQGAPITVPVGAATLGRVFNVVGDPIDGIDTVDRTLSSPIHKEAPKFDNLSTKSEILETGIKVIDLMAPYAKGGKIGLFGGAGVGKTVTMQELIHNIAQEHGGISVFAGVGERTREGNDLYHEMKDSGVIAKTAMVFGQMNEPPGARLRVALSGLTMAEYFRDEEGRDVLLFIDNIFRFTQAGSEVSALLGRMPSAVGYQPTLATEMGQLQERITSTKKGSVTSIQAIYVPADDYTDPAPATAFAHLDATTNLERSIAAAGIFPAVDPLASSSRVLTPEIVGEEHYKVAQGVKQVLQRYKELLDIIAILGMDELSDEDKLVVTRARRLRLFLSQPLHVAEPFNGFPGLYVPLKETVRSFKEVLEGKHDNLPEVAFHNVGTIEDAIAKAKTL from the coding sequence ATGAGCAAAGGGCGCGTTGTGAATATTACAGGGCCTGTCGTCGACATTGAGTTCGAGCGCGGACAACTCCCTGAAATTCTGAATGCAATCAAAATTGAAAAGACAGAAAACGGACAAACGGTTTCGATTACCGTTGAAGCGGCTGTTCACCTCGGTGACAACCTCGTTCGTTGCGTAGCGATGTCTTCTACAGACGGACTTGTCCGTGGTGCAGAAGCTGTCGACCAAGGCGCTCCAATCACTGTACCTGTTGGTGCAGCGACACTGGGCCGCGTATTCAACGTAGTTGGCGATCCAATCGATGGCATCGACACAGTTGACCGTACACTTTCCAGCCCAATCCACAAAGAAGCTCCGAAATTCGACAACTTGTCGACAAAATCCGAGATTCTTGAGACGGGTATTAAAGTTATTGACTTGATGGCTCCTTACGCAAAAGGTGGTAAAATTGGTCTCTTCGGTGGTGCCGGCGTAGGTAAAACGGTAACAATGCAAGAGCTAATTCACAACATTGCGCAAGAGCACGGCGGTATCTCCGTATTTGCGGGCGTTGGTGAGCGTACGCGTGAAGGTAATGACCTTTACCACGAGATGAAAGACTCCGGCGTTATTGCAAAAACAGCAATGGTATTCGGTCAAATGAACGAGCCTCCAGGCGCGCGTCTTCGCGTAGCTCTGTCCGGTTTGACAATGGCTGAGTATTTCCGTGACGAAGAAGGAAGAGACGTTCTTCTCTTCATCGATAACATCTTCCGTTTCACACAAGCAGGTTCTGAGGTTTCCGCTTTGCTAGGCCGTATGCCTTCCGCGGTAGGTTACCAACCAACGCTTGCAACTGAAATGGGTCAATTGCAAGAGCGTATTACGTCCACGAAAAAAGGTTCCGTTACTTCCATTCAAGCGATTTACGTTCCTGCCGATGACTATACGGATCCGGCTCCTGCAACGGCTTTCGCTCACTTGGATGCAACGACGAACTTGGAGCGTAGTATCGCAGCTGCAGGTATTTTCCCTGCGGTAGATCCACTTGCTTCATCTTCCCGTGTCTTGACGCCAGAAATCGTTGGCGAAGAGCACTACAAAGTAGCACAAGGTGTTAAACAAGTTCTTCAACGTTACAAAGAGCTTTTGGATATCATCGCGATCTTGGGTATGGATGAGTTGTCTGATGAGGACAAATTGGTCGTTACTCGTGCGCGTCGTCTTCGTTTGTTCTTGTCTCAGCCGCTTCACGTTGCTGAGCCGTTCAACGGATTCCCAGGCTTGTATGTACCATTGAAAGAAACTGTGCGCAGCTTCAAAGAAGTTCTTGAAGGTAAGCACGACAATCTTCCTGAAGTTGCTTTCCACAACGTGGGAACAATTGAGGATGCTATTGCGAAAGCTAAAACGCTATAA
- the nuoL gene encoding NADH-quinone oxidoreductase subunit L translates to MVSDYSQYAWLIPLFPLIAFLALTAMGRQLKDLGIYISIFAMLLSFIVAFLIFVERIGGNVEDFTWDKMNWLQVGDFTLKMGFEVTNLNALMLVIVTLVSLLVNIYSKGYMKGDERIHTFFGYIALFSFSMLGLVIAENMLELYIFWELVGVCSFLLVGFWYFKPEAKAAAKKAFIVTRIGDVGLFIAILLLYLYMPGHALDFTSIHNAFTTGKIDPTIVTWIAVLIFVGAIGKSGQFPLHTWLPDAMEGPTPISALIHAATMVAAGVYLVARTFDIFHASPDALTVVAYVGGFTAIFAATIGIAQNDIKRILAYSTVSQLGYMMMALGIGVSYTSGMFHLFTHAFFKALLFLGAGSVIHAVHTQDINEMGGLSRKMKITTGTFAIGTLALCGIFPFAGFWSKDMILTEAYEHNQLLFWVGVIAAFFTAFYMSRLFFLVFMGASRGKAHVDHDDHDDAHDHAHTHEPHESPATMTAPLIILAALAVVAGFVNTPFNEWLGHWLTGQEHDEAANWTVIILSTLAGLLGIGLGYLIYLKRSIPRDVVSSKAPWLYKLLNRKYFIDEIYEAVVVKPLRGLSVILELFDIYVIDGIVRLVAFTVVSLGRLGSRLQNGQMQSYGVIMLLGMLILALAIAGRRFLHAG, encoded by the coding sequence ATGGTATCGGACTATTCACAATATGCCTGGCTCATTCCGTTGTTTCCGCTGATTGCTTTTCTAGCGCTTACGGCGATGGGACGTCAACTGAAGGACCTCGGGATTTACATTAGCATTTTTGCCATGCTGCTTTCGTTTATTGTCGCTTTTCTTATTTTCGTGGAGCGTATCGGCGGGAATGTTGAAGATTTTACGTGGGATAAAATGAACTGGCTGCAGGTCGGTGATTTTACGCTGAAAATGGGCTTTGAGGTCACGAACCTCAACGCACTGATGCTGGTCATTGTTACCCTGGTGTCTCTGCTCGTAAACATTTATTCCAAGGGCTATATGAAGGGCGACGAGCGGATACACACGTTTTTCGGGTATATTGCGCTGTTTTCGTTCTCCATGCTAGGTCTGGTCATTGCAGAAAATATGTTAGAACTCTACATCTTCTGGGAGCTTGTCGGCGTCTGTTCTTTCTTGCTCGTCGGCTTCTGGTACTTCAAACCAGAGGCGAAGGCAGCGGCGAAAAAGGCATTCATCGTCACACGCATCGGGGATGTCGGCTTATTCATCGCGATCCTGTTGCTGTACTTGTACATGCCAGGGCACGCACTTGATTTCACATCGATACATAATGCCTTTACAACGGGTAAAATCGACCCAACGATCGTCACCTGGATTGCAGTTCTGATTTTCGTCGGGGCGATCGGTAAATCGGGTCAATTTCCGCTGCACACGTGGTTGCCAGATGCCATGGAAGGGCCAACGCCGATCTCGGCGCTGATCCATGCGGCAACGATGGTTGCGGCTGGGGTGTACCTCGTGGCGCGGACATTTGACATTTTCCATGCGTCGCCAGATGCGCTAACCGTTGTGGCATATGTGGGCGGATTCACGGCGATCTTCGCTGCGACGATCGGGATCGCGCAGAACGATATAAAGCGGATTCTCGCGTACTCCACGGTCAGCCAACTCGGTTACATGATGATGGCGCTGGGAATCGGCGTCTCCTATACGTCGGGGATGTTCCACTTGTTCACGCATGCGTTCTTCAAGGCGTTGCTCTTCTTAGGCGCAGGTAGTGTGATTCACGCGGTGCATACGCAGGATATTAACGAAATGGGCGGTTTATCCCGCAAAATGAAGATTACGACGGGGACCTTCGCGATCGGGACGCTGGCGTTATGCGGTATTTTCCCATTCGCAGGCTTCTGGTCGAAGGATATGATTTTAACCGAAGCGTATGAGCATAACCAATTGCTGTTCTGGGTTGGTGTGATTGCGGCGTTCTTCACCGCTTTCTACATGTCACGTCTTTTCTTCCTTGTGTTCATGGGGGCGTCTAGAGGCAAAGCGCATGTCGATCATGACGATCACGATGATGCGCACGACCATGCACACACGCATGAACCGCATGAATCTCCAGCGACGATGACGGCACCGCTCATTATTCTGGCTGCGTTAGCCGTTGTAGCAGGTTTCGTAAATACGCCATTCAATGAATGGCTGGGTCATTGGTTAACAGGGCAGGAGCACGACGAGGCGGCGAATTGGACGGTCATTATTTTGTCCACCTTAGCGGGCTTGTTGGGTATCGGACTGGGCTACCTCATCTATTTGAAACGCTCCATCCCACGGGATGTCGTTTCGAGCAAAGCGCCTTGGTTATACAAGCTGCTTAACCGTAAATATTTCATTGATGAAATCTATGAAGCCGTCGTCGTTAAACCGCTTCGCGGTTTAAGCGTGATCTTGGAATTGTTTGATATTTACGTCATCGACGGAATCGTACGCTTGGTCGCATTCACCGTGGTAAGTCTGGGACGGCTCGGGTCCCGACTCCAAAACGGTCAGATGCAATCGTACGGCGTCATCATGCTGCTGGGGATGCTGATTCTGGCCCTTGCCATCGCAGGAAGGAGGTTCCTACATGCCGGATAA
- a CDS encoding NuoB/complex I 20 kDa subunit family protein, which yields MDFSLESITPEEREELNRNVFMTTLEQVKAWARSNSLWPLTFGLACCAIEMMGTGGSHYDLDRFGVIFRTSPRQSDVMIVAGTVTKKMAPLLRRLYEQMPEPKWVIAMGSCATAGGPYVKSYSVVKGVDQIVPVDVYIPGCPPNPAALIYGINKLQEKIRYEAKTGKQVTNR from the coding sequence ATGGACTTCAGTCTAGAGTCGATCACTCCCGAGGAACGGGAAGAATTAAACCGCAATGTATTTATGACAACGCTGGAGCAGGTAAAAGCTTGGGCTCGCAGTAATTCCCTATGGCCATTGACATTTGGCTTAGCTTGCTGCGCCATTGAAATGATGGGAACAGGCGGTTCTCACTATGATTTAGATCGATTCGGAGTCATCTTCCGTACGTCGCCAAGGCAATCAGATGTCATGATTGTAGCAGGGACAGTTACGAAGAAAATGGCTCCTTTGCTGCGCCGTCTTTATGAACAAATGCCAGAACCGAAGTGGGTCATTGCGATGGGCTCTTGCGCAACGGCGGGCGGACCTTACGTGAAGTCGTATTCGGTTGTCAAAGGTGTCGACCAAATCGTACCCGTTGACGTGTATATCCCTGGTTGTCCGCCGAATCCGGCTGCGCTGATCTATGGGATCAACAAGCTTCAGGAGAAGATTCGCTATGAGGCGAAGACTGGGAAGCAGGTGACCAATCGATGA
- a CDS encoding F0F1 ATP synthase subunit epsilon, with translation MSTFLLEIVTPERTVYAEQVNMVSVKGVQGELGILPNHIPLVTPLKIAPITVKKQGSKDEVLAVNGGFMEVRKDKVVILAESAELPGQIDIDRARAAKERAEKRLADAKQDNVDFKRAEASLQRAMNRIGVSGK, from the coding sequence GTGAGTACATTCCTATTGGAAATTGTAACACCAGAGCGCACAGTGTATGCTGAACAAGTGAACATGGTTAGCGTGAAGGGTGTCCAAGGTGAGCTTGGAATTCTGCCGAATCACATTCCACTTGTCACACCGTTGAAAATCGCTCCGATTACTGTGAAGAAACAAGGGTCGAAAGACGAAGTTCTTGCAGTGAATGGCGGCTTCATGGAAGTGCGCAAGGATAAGGTGGTTATTTTGGCGGAAAGCGCCGAGCTGCCTGGTCAAATCGATATCGATCGTGCGAGAGCAGCGAAAGAGCGTGCGGAGAAACGTCTTGCGGACGCGAAGCAAGATAACGTGGATTTCAAACGCGCTGAAGCTTCTTTACAAAGAGCAATGAATCGTATCGGTGTGTCCGGGAAATAA
- a CDS encoding NADH-quinone oxidoreductase subunit A, with product MYTNNYVIVAVFLGLGVFLPIAALTIGKWLRPSKPIDEKYTTYESGNEPVGEGQIRFNIRYYLFALMFVIFDVETVFLYPWAVAFDKLGLFALIEMCIFVALLAIGLIYAWKKKVLQWTSV from the coding sequence ATGTATACAAATAACTATGTAATCGTAGCGGTTTTTTTGGGTTTAGGAGTTTTTCTTCCCATTGCAGCGCTGACGATTGGCAAATGGTTAAGACCGAGCAAACCCATCGATGAGAAGTACACGACGTACGAGAGTGGTAATGAGCCTGTAGGTGAAGGGCAGATCCGGTTTAACATTCGTTATTATTTGTTTGCTTTGATGTTCGTCATCTTTGATGTGGAGACCGTGTTCCTCTATCCGTGGGCTGTCGCGTTTGATAAGCTCGGTTTGTTTGCCTTAATAGAAATGTGTATTTTTGTAGCCTTGCTTGCCATAGGCTTAATATACGCTTGGAAGAAGAAGGTGCTGCAATGGACTTCAGTCTAG